The following proteins come from a genomic window of Triticum aestivum cultivar Chinese Spring chromosome 6A, IWGSC CS RefSeq v2.1, whole genome shotgun sequence:
- the LOC123129071 gene encoding oligoribonuclease — MSKPENMFSLLNLDGEDDGGNDRDREVTQTSSTSIEETAACKPDKGVQNDTTVVSNNGGTLASSSGGYRMPLVWIDLEMTGLDISKDRILEIACIITDGKLTKQIEGPNLVISQSKACLDNMNEWCKTHHASSGLTERVLQSEISEGDAEKQVLDFLMKHVGSDTPSIAGNSVYVDLLFLKKYMPRLAAIFSHVIVDVSSIMALCTRWYPKERKQTPRKGKSHRAMDDIKESIAELKYYKGNIFKPQKSKK; from the exons ATGAGTAAGCCTGAGAACATGTTCTCGCTTCTTAATCTTGATGGCGAAGATGATGGAGGGAATGATAGAGATAGAGAAGTAACACAAACATCTTCTACCAGTATAGAAGAAACTGCTGCCTGCAAACCTG ATAAAGGTGTGCAAAATGACACAACTGTTGTAAGCAATAATGGAGGAACTCTTGCATCATCATCTGGTGGTTACAGGATGCCTTTAGTGTGGATAGACCTGGAAATGACTG GTTTGGATATTTCGAAAGATCGGATATTGGAGATAGCTTGCATTATAACAGATGGTAAACTTACAAAACAAATAGAG GGTCCTAACTTGGTTATAAGTCAGAGCAAAGCTTGCTTAGATAATATGAATGAATGGTGTAAaacccatcatgcatctagtg GATTGACAGAGAGGGTACTGCAGAGTGAGATTTCTGAGGGTGACGCGGAGAAACAA GTGTTAGACTTCCTCATGAAGCATGTAGGTTCAGACACTCCATCAATAGCTGGGAATTCAGTTTACGTAGATTTACTATTTCTGAAG AAGTATATGCCACGGCTTGCAGCCATCTTCTCTCACGTGATTGTTGATGTGAGCAGTATCATGGCTTTGTGCACACGGTGGTACCCTAAAG AAAGGAAGCAAACTCCTAGGAAAGGAAAAAGCCACAGGGCGATGGACGATATCAAAGAGAGCATCGCCGAACTGAAATACTACAAGGGCAACATCTTCAAACCTCAGAAATCTAAAAAGTAG